Proteins encoded within one genomic window of Nonomuraea gerenzanensis:
- a CDS encoding non-ribosomal peptide synthetase, giving the protein MLEPSARLVSLSSARLAGLRRRIGDHPDGTLARACAVGLAYWATGHGPDGLGLAPGTPFTDVLGWDGDLPAGWAVAGDGRSIAVPEGVAPAQAQLALDDLADFPDRPVGTIGPSSVAERLRTLAGWNDTAAERVRPTIVELFREQVRARPDAVAIVDERRSLTYRETAALAGQLARHLIDRGLKAEQVVGISLERSADMVIGLLGVLMAGCAFVPLDPRWPAARRAVVVADARLAVQLNRSGEHEPGEPEAVAVDLGDWRFGSYPAEVPEVAVPGAALAYVIFTSGSTGRPKGAMIRHEAISERLLWQVHEILHFGPGDASLFKAPLSFDISINEIFLPLVCGGRLVVLRPGGERDPHHLLSVIAEQRVTFTYLVSSMLDVLLEIAGDSGRLDSLRHVWCGGEVLTPELYERFRTRLGIPLYHGYGPAETTIGVSHVIYRGAAERLSTSIGKANPNTQLYVLDDELRPVPVGVGGELYVGGFLLGRGYVNAPELTASRFVANPFATDGSRLYRTGDLARFTPDGSLDFLGRADNQIKIRGMRLELEDVEAGLAEHPGVRHSCVVARKNAAGGTYLVGYVIPAAGSEDLRPEDVTSWAAGNMVDYMVPAHVVVMREFPLTENGKLDRRALPEPVAGPGPMVAPATEAERVVCAAVASVLGLEEVGVDRSFFQLGGDSLLAISLLGALREAGLHVTATEIFTSATVGALAAVARREDAPAADHEDIATGPVTGSPIVRWLGETTDAVGGFVQSVVLNSPAGLTAGALGELLAAVVERHDMLRARLVRGERWGFDVPEAGRAQVRWQESDRPRDACVALAAAALDPDGGAMLAAVWRRAAGELVVAAHHVVIDGVSWRILMEDLATGWRQLTSGTPIALPPVRTSFRRWTQLLERTAFDADLAYYRRPLPGADEPVGRRALSEADTVAREKVRVVAADPGVTAALLGEIPARFHAGVNDVLLTALAVALARWRRDLGQDQTFAHIELEGHGREARHVADAAGFEPDLSRTVGWFTTLFPVVVDPGGAADLTDPGYLSAALKAVKEDLARVPGNGLSYGVLRHLHGAEFDAPAPQVLFNYLGRFEAGTSGEWRLAGATGQLGERRDPGMRLPRALEFNAIAEPGPTGAYELVTTISWPEGVFTDGDVATIGSYFLAALAGLAALDGGGHSPSDFRPLSLTQADVDALDGPALRDILPLTPLQEGLYFHSVFDDDSAGSYVEQQVLTLEGEVDADRLATAATRLLTVYPNLAARFVALADGRVVSVLDGGPGSGVVAPFTTLERPGMTDEEIRELAERDRRAGFDLATGPLMRYTLIRAGAGRTVLVQTVHHIVADGWSVPAMLRALLAEYHAPGSVHPLGGFPGYVRRLAALDEEESDRVWRAELAGVPGPSLVAEGHTPSGRYADTAVEPDGLDLDAAARSAGVPLSVAVHSAWALTLGGILHRDDVVFGSTVSGRDADVPGIEDMVGLFINTIPVRARWAGATTTARELLGSVREHQNAVLPHQHVSLARIGRQAGGGPLFDTLVVFDVATDVDSLRRPGDELVITGVVNEGAPHYPLTLVVERGAGGGSRFNLIYDGELLREAGARAILGTFTRALTGLLTRPDGLVRDLASGTTRRPAPSARSTASGEPLGPAAIDAAATLGGLFDAAARRDPAATAVTQCALDGGTRSLTYGELAAAKDRLAGALRAAGIGPGERVAVALPRSVEQVVALIAVVTAGGAYVPLDTAYPDERLEYVLTDAAPRVVLVDRDQRDRLTALADKAGVPARVLVEGDEPPPETTAGPGPEPHDPAYVIYTSGSTGRPKGVVVPHSSVVALLANTQPDMHFGPDDVWVQFHSASFDFAVWELWGALAHGGELLVPEYGLTRSPVDFHRLVRERGVTVLNQTPSAFYQLIEADRHAGEPLTALRRIIFGGEALDLARLRGWVERYGAGSPELVNMYGITETTVHVTHRVLTGEDFAAGGEASPIGGPVPGLVTYLLDDRLRPVPPGRVGAIYVAGAQVSLGYLGRPGLTASRFVPDPFAADGSRMYHTGDLAWRTLGGELVFAGRADDQVQLKGFRVEPGEVESALRELDGVVDAAVTVADSGDHLVAHVVGEAAGDVAGLLAVKLPAYLVPGRVLTVDALPLTVNGKLDREALRRHAAQHEAMTPAEPGAPAHAGHGAPAHAPQRASALAAQGATAHAPQGAPALDALIGIFAEALPATDVDADTDFFRAGGDSIIAITVVNRARALGLPVSPREVFLHKTPRALAEHLDTSTPQPAPPEPPRPQDGPLAPTPIILRQRELGGSLARFAQARALQAPEGTGPADAERAANAVVAAHPALRLRLRVEHGVWSLRTEPSRPVTVVRTDATDPTAVANEAAGRLDPETGEVIAFSWLEASGTLVITAHHLAVDAVSWLILLDDLTAALRGAAPAPTTTSYAEYADALAIRSAHDAEDLGRWLETLAAPPLLPAVGGLRRLTVEIAPETTARVTRTAPAALGVGLTELLCGALRAALTHVQGSPADLAIELERHGRVPALEHHDYTRTVGWFTAIAPVRLTPHTDPVAAARELAGRQPDERGHAGYGRLRYLNPQTAPLLTARPQVLFNYLGAGSESRALRITGGDQGSPYAVEVNAWLDTETGTLRADLILAEGVPDELAGHWRRALEQVADACATAERTAPVTPLQRGLYFQAQLTGPAGHYVAQSYFTFDRRLDAGALAEAMAYVIARHPAVGAGFGTDADGNPVQVLAADRRVVVRTVELPDEVAAEELCARDRDTGFDPGEPPLIRLTVVRLPGFDGLLLSYHLLLWDGWSREIVLRELFDAYAAVVAGQPLDPMPATPSFEEHARALAARDVSAAERFWAEHLAGLPGPTLLAGPSPSLPDELPPALVHTLTPARSRLLREAARTHGVTLNSVLTGAFGLLLGAHTGRCDAVFGVTVSGREGAGLSGIVGVLLNTVPMWTRARPGDTVREYLSAVQAARVAAMEHEHLGLGEIQRGSGHDTLFDNLFVLQNFLDPDAFAERDARHGIVAERADDSTHYPFTWVVTPGEQLTVKLEYRDRDTARARRLLDDYLRVLDDLARWTGPVGALPGLGPLPVPGERTDIGTDTVVDRFDRAADRDPDRVALVAHGRSLTFAQLRDRSRAVAGVLAGRGLGPDRTVGLAIPRSLDSIVALFAVLRVGAAYVPLELDHPDERIAAIVADARPDVILTVGSVSPRLSGELIELDRPLPEAEPFVTFAPGDPDRLRHPAYTIYTSGSTGKPKGVVTEYAGLTNMLINHQRRIFEPVLAEHGHRVFRIAHTVSFAFDMSWEELLWLADGHEVHICDEELRRDAPRLVEYCLDHRIDVINVTPTYAQQLVAEGLLDDPARRPPLVLLGGEAVTPALWQRLAGTEGTVGYNLYGPTEYTINTLGVGTFECQDPVVGVPIDNTDVYVLDSWLRPVPDGVPGELYVSGIGIARGYLGQPGQSAHRFVACPFGEPGERMYRTGDLVLRRPDGNLMYLGRTDQQVKIRGHRVELGEVEAAFAAHPAVRFVAAVAQSDPQVDGAYRLAAYLVLGEADLATVAAEVGAGLPDYLRPTHYAQVDAIPLTVNGKADTKALPEAKPLGALTTSAERGPATETERTVCELFAEALDLDDDEVSAVSDFVSLGGHSMLAVRLVGLLRREYGPVITIRDLFALLTPEAIARHLDERR; this is encoded by the coding sequence ATGTTGGAACCAAGCGCTCGTCTCGTTTCGCTTTCTTCCGCACGGCTGGCCGGTCTGCGCCGGCGGATCGGCGACCATCCCGACGGGACCCTGGCCCGGGCGTGCGCCGTCGGGCTGGCGTACTGGGCGACGGGGCACGGCCCCGACGGCCTCGGCCTCGCCCCCGGCACGCCGTTCACCGACGTGCTCGGCTGGGACGGCGACCTGCCGGCCGGCTGGGCGGTCGCCGGGGACGGGCGGAGCATCGCCGTCCCCGAGGGCGTCGCGCCGGCGCAGGCGCAGCTCGCGCTGGACGACCTGGCCGACTTCCCCGACCGGCCGGTGGGCACCATCGGCCCGTCCAGCGTGGCGGAGCGGCTGCGGACCCTGGCCGGATGGAACGACACCGCGGCCGAACGGGTCCGGCCGACCATCGTGGAGCTGTTCCGCGAGCAGGTGCGGGCCAGGCCGGACGCCGTGGCCATCGTGGACGAGCGGCGGTCGCTGACCTATCGCGAGACCGCCGCGCTGGCGGGCCAGCTCGCCCGCCACCTGATCGACCGCGGGCTCAAAGCCGAGCAGGTCGTCGGCATCTCGCTGGAGCGCTCCGCCGACATGGTGATCGGGCTGCTGGGCGTGCTGATGGCCGGGTGCGCGTTCGTGCCGCTCGATCCGCGCTGGCCGGCCGCGCGGCGGGCGGTGGTCGTCGCCGACGCCCGGCTCGCGGTGCAGCTCAACCGCTCGGGCGAGCACGAGCCCGGCGAGCCGGAGGCCGTGGCCGTCGATCTCGGCGACTGGCGGTTCGGCTCGTATCCGGCCGAGGTGCCCGAGGTCGCCGTCCCGGGCGCCGCCCTGGCGTACGTGATCTTCACCTCGGGTTCGACCGGGCGGCCCAAGGGCGCGATGATCCGGCACGAGGCGATCAGCGAGCGGCTGCTGTGGCAGGTGCACGAGATCCTGCACTTCGGCCCCGGTGACGCATCGCTGTTCAAGGCGCCGCTGTCGTTCGACATCTCCATCAACGAGATCTTCCTGCCGCTGGTGTGCGGCGGCAGGCTGGTGGTCCTGCGGCCCGGCGGCGAGCGCGACCCGCACCACCTGCTGAGCGTGATCGCCGAGCAGCGGGTCACGTTCACGTACCTGGTCTCGTCCATGCTGGACGTGCTGCTGGAGATCGCGGGCGACTCCGGGCGGCTGGACAGCCTGCGGCACGTGTGGTGCGGCGGCGAGGTGCTGACGCCCGAGCTGTACGAGCGCTTCCGCACCCGGCTCGGCATCCCCCTCTACCACGGCTACGGCCCGGCGGAGACGACGATCGGCGTCTCGCACGTCATCTACCGGGGCGCGGCCGAGCGCCTGTCCACCTCGATCGGCAAGGCCAACCCCAACACTCAGCTGTACGTGCTGGACGATGAGCTGCGCCCCGTCCCGGTCGGGGTCGGCGGCGAGCTGTACGTGGGCGGCTTCCTCCTCGGCCGCGGCTACGTCAACGCGCCCGAGCTGACGGCCTCCCGGTTCGTGGCCAACCCGTTCGCCACCGACGGGTCACGGCTCTACCGGACCGGCGACCTGGCGCGCTTCACCCCGGACGGGTCGCTGGACTTCCTCGGCCGGGCCGACAACCAGATCAAGATCCGGGGCATGCGGCTGGAGCTGGAGGACGTCGAGGCCGGTCTCGCCGAGCACCCCGGCGTGCGGCACTCCTGCGTCGTGGCCAGGAAGAACGCCGCGGGCGGCACCTACCTGGTGGGCTACGTGATCCCGGCGGCCGGCAGCGAGGACCTGCGGCCGGAGGACGTCACGTCCTGGGCCGCCGGGAACATGGTGGACTACATGGTGCCCGCGCACGTCGTCGTGATGCGGGAGTTCCCGCTCACCGAGAACGGCAAGCTGGACCGGCGCGCGCTGCCCGAACCGGTCGCCGGGCCCGGCCCGATGGTCGCGCCCGCCACCGAGGCCGAGCGGGTGGTGTGCGCCGCGGTCGCGTCCGTGCTGGGCCTCGAAGAGGTCGGCGTGGACCGCAGCTTCTTCCAGCTCGGCGGCGACAGCCTGCTGGCGATCTCCCTGCTCGGTGCGCTGCGCGAGGCGGGCCTGCACGTCACGGCGACCGAGATCTTCACCAGCGCCACCGTGGGCGCGCTGGCGGCGGTGGCCAGGCGCGAGGACGCCCCCGCCGCCGACCACGAGGACATCGCGACCGGCCCTGTCACGGGCTCGCCCATCGTGCGCTGGCTGGGCGAGACCACGGACGCCGTCGGCGGCTTCGTGCAGTCCGTGGTGCTGAACAGCCCCGCCGGCCTGACCGCCGGCGCCCTCGGCGAGCTGCTCGCCGCCGTGGTGGAGCGGCACGACATGCTGCGGGCCAGGCTGGTGCGCGGCGAGCGCTGGGGCTTCGACGTCCCGGAGGCCGGCCGGGCGCAGGTCAGGTGGCAGGAGAGCGACCGGCCGCGCGACGCGTGCGTCGCGCTCGCCGCCGCGGCGCTGGATCCCGACGGGGGCGCGATGCTCGCCGCCGTCTGGCGGCGCGCGGCCGGGGAGCTGGTCGTGGCCGCCCACCACGTGGTGATCGACGGCGTGTCCTGGCGGATCCTGATGGAGGACCTGGCCACGGGGTGGCGGCAGCTCACGTCCGGCACGCCGATCGCCCTGCCGCCGGTGCGCACGTCGTTCCGGCGCTGGACGCAGTTGCTGGAGCGGACGGCGTTCGACGCGGACCTCGCCTACTACCGGCGCCCCCTGCCCGGGGCGGACGAGCCCGTGGGCAGGCGCGCGCTGTCCGAGGCCGACACGGTCGCGCGGGAGAAGGTGCGGGTCGTCGCGGCCGATCCCGGCGTCACCGCCGCGCTGCTCGGCGAGATCCCCGCCAGGTTCCACGCCGGCGTCAACGACGTGCTGCTGACCGCGCTGGCCGTCGCCCTCGCCCGGTGGCGCCGCGACCTGGGGCAGGACCAGACGTTCGCGCACATCGAGCTGGAGGGCCACGGCAGGGAGGCCCGGCACGTGGCGGACGCGGCCGGGTTCGAGCCGGACCTGTCGCGGACCGTGGGCTGGTTCACCACGCTGTTCCCGGTGGTCGTGGACCCGGGCGGCGCGGCCGACCTCACGGATCCCGGCTACCTGTCCGCCGCCCTCAAGGCGGTCAAGGAGGACCTCGCCAGGGTGCCGGGCAACGGCCTGTCCTACGGCGTGCTGCGGCACCTGCACGGCGCCGAGTTCGACGCGCCCGCGCCGCAGGTGCTCTTCAACTACCTGGGCCGCTTCGAGGCGGGCACGTCCGGGGAGTGGCGGCTCGCGGGCGCCACGGGGCAGCTCGGCGAGCGGCGCGACCCCGGGATGCGGCTGCCGCGCGCCCTGGAGTTCAACGCGATCGCCGAGCCCGGCCCCACCGGCGCGTACGAGCTGGTCACCACCATCTCGTGGCCGGAGGGCGTGTTCACCGACGGCGACGTGGCCACGATCGGCTCGTACTTCCTGGCCGCCCTCGCGGGCCTGGCCGCGCTCGACGGGGGCGGCCACTCCCCCAGCGACTTCCGGCCGCTGTCGCTGACGCAGGCCGACGTGGACGCCCTGGACGGCCCGGCGCTGCGCGACATCCTGCCGCTGACGCCGTTGCAGGAGGGCCTGTACTTCCACTCGGTCTTCGACGACGACTCGGCGGGCAGCTACGTCGAGCAGCAGGTGCTGACCCTGGAGGGCGAGGTGGACGCCGACCGGCTCGCCACCGCCGCCACCCGGCTGCTCACCGTCTACCCGAACCTGGCCGCCAGGTTCGTGGCGCTCGCCGACGGCCGGGTGGTCTCGGTGCTGGACGGCGGCCCCGGCAGTGGCGTGGTGGCGCCGTTCACCACGCTGGAACGGCCCGGCATGACCGACGAGGAGATCCGCGAGCTCGCGGAGCGGGACCGCCGCGCCGGGTTCGACCTGGCCACCGGCCCGCTGATGCGGTACACGCTCATCCGCGCGGGCGCCGGCCGCACCGTCCTGGTGCAGACCGTGCACCACATCGTCGCCGACGGCTGGTCGGTGCCGGCGATGCTGCGCGCGCTGCTGGCCGAGTACCACGCGCCGGGCAGCGTGCACCCGCTGGGCGGCTTCCCCGGCTACGTGCGCCGGCTCGCCGCGCTCGACGAGGAGGAGAGCGACCGGGTGTGGCGGGCGGAGCTCGCGGGCGTGCCCGGCCCCTCGCTGGTCGCCGAGGGGCACACCCCGTCCGGCCGGTACGCCGACACCGCCGTGGAGCCGGACGGCCTCGACCTCGACGCCGCCGCCCGGTCGGCGGGGGTGCCGCTGAGCGTCGCCGTGCACAGCGCGTGGGCGCTCACGCTGGGCGGCATCCTGCACCGCGACGACGTGGTGTTCGGATCCACGGTGTCCGGGCGGGACGCGGACGTGCCCGGGATCGAGGACATGGTGGGGCTGTTCATCAACACGATCCCCGTGCGCGCCCGCTGGGCCGGCGCGACCACCACGGCTCGCGAGCTGCTGGGCTCCGTGCGGGAGCACCAGAACGCGGTGCTGCCGCACCAGCACGTCTCGCTGGCCAGGATCGGGCGCCAGGCGGGGGGCGGGCCGTTGTTCGACACGCTGGTGGTGTTCGACGTGGCCACCGACGTGGACAGCCTGCGGCGGCCGGGTGACGAACTGGTCATCACCGGGGTCGTGAACGAGGGGGCGCCGCACTATCCGCTGACGCTGGTGGTGGAGCGCGGGGCGGGCGGGGGGAGCCGGTTCAACCTGATCTACGACGGTGAGCTGCTGCGGGAGGCGGGGGCGCGGGCGATCCTGGGCACGTTCACGCGGGCGCTGACCGGGCTGCTCACCCGGCCGGACGGGCTCGTCCGCGACCTGGCCTCCGGCACCACCCGGCGACCGGCCCCGAGCGCGCGCTCTACCGCGTCCGGCGAACCGCTCGGTCCCGCCGCGATCGACGCCGCGGCGACGCTCGGCGGGCTCTTCGACGCCGCCGCGCGCCGTGATCCGGCCGCCACCGCCGTCACCCAGTGCGCGCTGGACGGCGGCACCCGCTCCCTCACCTACGGCGAGCTGGCGGCGGCGAAGGACCGGCTGGCCGGGGCGCTGCGGGCGGCCGGGATCGGGCCGGGCGAGCGGGTCGCGGTCGCCCTGCCGCGCTCCGTCGAGCAGGTCGTCGCGCTGATCGCCGTCGTCACGGCGGGCGGCGCGTACGTCCCGCTGGACACGGCCTACCCGGACGAACGCCTGGAGTACGTCCTCACCGACGCCGCCCCAAGGGTCGTGCTCGTGGACCGCGACCAGCGGGACCGTCTTACGGCGCTGGCGGACAAGGCGGGCGTGCCGGCCCGCGTGCTCGTCGAAGGAGACGAGCCGCCCCCGGAAACCACCGCCGGACCAGGGCCGGAACCGCACGACCCGGCGTACGTCATCTACACCTCCGGCTCGACGGGCAGGCCCAAGGGCGTCGTCGTCCCGCACTCCAGCGTGGTGGCGCTGCTCGCGAACACCCAGCCCGACATGCACTTCGGCCCCGACGACGTGTGGGTGCAGTTCCACTCCGCCTCCTTCGACTTCGCCGTGTGGGAGCTGTGGGGCGCGCTCGCGCACGGCGGCGAGCTGCTGGTGCCGGAGTACGGGCTGACCCGCTCCCCCGTGGACTTCCACCGGCTGGTACGCGAGCGCGGCGTCACCGTGCTCAACCAGACACCCTCGGCCTTCTACCAGCTCATCGAGGCCGACCGGCACGCGGGCGAGCCGCTCACCGCGTTGCGCCGGATCATCTTCGGCGGCGAGGCGCTGGACCTGGCGCGGCTGCGCGGCTGGGTCGAGCGGTACGGCGCCGGCTCGCCCGAGCTGGTCAACATGTACGGCATCACGGAGACCACCGTCCACGTCACCCACCGGGTGCTGACCGGCGAGGACTTCGCGGCCGGCGGCGAGGCCAGCCCGATCGGCGGCCCCGTCCCCGGGCTGGTCACGTACCTGCTCGACGACCGGCTCAGGCCGGTGCCACCGGGCCGGGTGGGCGCCATCTACGTGGCCGGTGCGCAGGTGTCGCTGGGCTACCTGGGCCGGCCGGGGCTGACGGCGAGCCGGTTCGTGCCTGATCCGTTCGCGGCCGACGGCTCGCGCATGTACCACACGGGTGACCTGGCCTGGCGGACGCTCGGCGGCGAGCTGGTCTTCGCCGGGCGGGCCGACGATCAGGTGCAGCTCAAGGGGTTCCGGGTGGAGCCGGGCGAGGTGGAGAGCGCGCTCAGGGAGCTCGACGGGGTGGTGGACGCGGCCGTCACCGTGGCGGACAGCGGTGATCATCTGGTCGCGCACGTGGTGGGCGAGGCGGCCGGTGACGTCGCCGGGCTGCTGGCGGTGAAGCTGCCCGCGTACCTGGTGCCGGGGCGGGTGCTGACCGTGGACGCGCTGCCGCTGACGGTCAACGGCAAGCTGGACCGGGAGGCGCTGCGACGGCACGCGGCCCAGCACGAGGCCATGACACCAGCCGAGCCGGGCGCGCCCGCCCACGCCGGGCACGGCGCCCCGGCGCACGCCCCGCAGAGGGCCTCAGCGCTTGCTGCACAGGGCGCCACAGCGCACGCCCCGCAGGGCGCCCCGGCGCTCGACGCGCTGATCGGGATCTTCGCCGAGGCCCTGCCCGCCACCGACGTGGACGCCGACACCGACTTCTTCCGAGCCGGCGGCGACAGCATCATCGCCATCACCGTGGTGAACCGCGCCAGAGCCCTGGGCCTGCCGGTCTCCCCCCGCGAGGTCTTCCTGCACAAGACCCCCCGCGCCCTCGCCGAGCACCTGGACACGAGCACACCACAGCCCGCACCACCCGAGCCGCCCCGCCCGCAGGACGGCCCGCTGGCACCCACCCCGATCATCCTGCGCCAGCGCGAGCTGGGCGGCTCCCTCGCCCGCTTCGCCCAGGCCAGAGCACTCCAGGCCCCGGAGGGCACCGGACCGGCCGACGCGGAACGCGCCGCGAACGCCGTCGTCGCCGCCCACCCGGCACTGCGCCTGCGCCTGCGCGTCGAGCACGGGGTGTGGTCGCTGCGCACCGAGCCGTCCCGCCCCGTCACCGTCGTCCGTACGGACGCGACCGACCCGACGGCCGTGGCGAACGAGGCGGCGGGACGGCTCGACCCCGAGACCGGGGAGGTGATCGCGTTCTCGTGGCTGGAGGCGAGCGGCACCCTGGTGATCACCGCGCACCACCTGGCCGTGGACGCGGTGTCCTGGCTGATCCTGCTGGACGACCTGACCGCCGCCCTGCGCGGCGCGGCCCCGGCACCCACCACCACCTCCTACGCCGAGTACGCCGACGCGCTGGCGATCCGCTCCGCGCACGACGCCGAGGACCTCGGCCGCTGGCTGGAGACGCTCGCCGCGCCCCCGCTGCTGCCGGCGGTGGGCGGGCTGCGCCGGCTCACGGTGGAGATCGCGCCGGAGACGACCGCCCGGGTGACGCGGACGGCCCCCGCCGCGCTCGGCGTCGGTCTCACCGAGCTGCTGTGCGGCGCGTTGCGGGCCGCGCTGACGCACGTCCAGGGCTCGCCCGCCGACCTGGCGATCGAGCTGGAGCGGCACGGCCGGGTCCCGGCGCTGGAGCACCACGACTACACCCGCACGGTCGGCTGGTTCACCGCCATCGCGCCCGTGCGGCTCACCCCGCACACCGACCCGGTCGCGGCGGCCCGCGAGCTGGCCGGACGCCAGCCGGACGAGCGCGGGCACGCCGGCTACGGCCGGCTCAGGTACCTCAACCCGCAGACCGCGCCGCTGCTGACCGCACGCCCGCAGGTGCTGTTCAACTACCTCGGCGCGGGCAGCGAGTCGCGGGCGCTGCGGATCACCGGCGGCGACCAGGGCAGCCCGTACGCGGTCGAGGTCAACGCCTGGCTCGACACCGAGACCGGCACGCTGCGCGCTGACCTCATCCTCGCCGAGGGCGTCCCCGACGAGCTGGCCGGGCACTGGCGGCGCGCGCTGGAGCAGGTCGCGGACGCCTGCGCGACGGCCGAGCGCACGGCCCCGGTGACCCCGCTGCAACGGGGCCTGTACTTCCAGGCCCAGCTCACCGGCCCGGCCGGGCACTACGTCGCCCAGAGCTACTTCACCTTCGACCGGAGACTGGACGCCGGCGCCCTGGCCGAGGCGATGGCGTACGTGATCGCGCGGCACCCGGCCGTGGGGGCCGGTTTCGGCACTGACGCCGACGGCAACCCCGTCCAGGTGCTCGCGGCGGACCGGCGGGTCGTGGTGCGCACGGTCGAGCTGCCGGACGAGGTGGCGGCCGAGGAGCTGTGCGCCCGGGACCGCGACACGGGCTTCGACCCCGGCGAGCCGCCGCTGATCCGGCTGACCGTGGTGCGCCTGCCCGGCTTCGACGGCCTGCTGCTGAGCTACCACCTGCTGCTGTGGGACGGCTGGTCGCGCGAGATCGTGCTGCGGGAGCTGTTCGACGCCTACGCGGCCGTCGTCGCCGGGCAGCCGCTGGACCCGATGCCCGCCACGCCGAGCTTCGAGGAGCACGCCAGGGCGCTGGCCGCCAGGGACGTCTCGGCGGCGGAGCGCTTCTGGGCCGAGCACCTGGCGGGCCTGCCCGGCCCGACGCTGCTCGCCGGCCCGTCGCCGTCGCTGCCGGACGAGCTGCCGCCCGCGCTGGTGCACACGCTGACGCCCGCGCGGTCGCGGCTGCTGCGGGAGGCGGCCAGGACGCACGGCGTCACGCTGAACTCGGTGCTGACCGGCGCCTTCGGCCTGCTGCTCGGCGCGCACACGGGCCGCTGCGACGCCGTGTTCGGCGTGACCGTCTCCGGGCGGGAGGGCGCGGGCCTGTCCGGCATCGTCGGCGTGCTGCTCAACACCGTCCCGATGTGGACCAGGGCCCGGCCGGGCGACACGGTGCGGGAGTACCTGTCGGCCGTGCAGGCGGCCAGGGTCGCCGCGATGGAGCACGAGCACCTGGGGCTCGGCGAGATCCAGCGCGGCAGCGGGCACGACACCCTGTTCGACAACCTGTTCGTGCTGCAGAACTTCCTGGACCCGGACGCCTTCGCCGAGCGCGACGCCCGGCACGGCATCGTCGCGGAGCGGGCCGACGACTCCACGCACTACCCGTTCACCTGGGTCGTCACGCCCGGCGAGCAGCTCACGGTCAAGCTGGAGTACCGCGACCGCGACACCGCTCGCGCCCGCCGGCTGCTGGACGACTACCTGCGCGTGCTCGACGACCTGGCCCGGTGGACGGGGCCCGTGGGGGCGCTGCCCGGCCTGGGCCCCCTGCCCGTGCCGGGCGAGCGCACGGACATCGGCACGGACACCGTGGTGGACCGGTTCGACCGGGCGGCCGACCGCGACCCGGACCGGGTGGCGCTCGTCGCCCACGGCCGGAGCCTGACGTTCGCGCAGTTGCGGGATCGCAGCCGGGCGGTGGCCGGGGTGCTCGCCGGTCGCGGCCTCGGCCCGGACAGGACCGTGGGGCTGGCGATCCCGCGTTCGCTCGACTCGATCGTCGCGCTGTTCGCCGTGCTGCGGGTGGGCGCGGCGTACGTGCCGCTGGAGCTGGACCACCCGGACGAGCGGATCGCCGCGATCGTCGCGGACGCCCGCCCTGACGTGATCCTCACCGTCGGCTCCGTCTCCCCCCGGCTCAGCGGCGAGCTGATCGAGCTGGACCGGCCGCTCCCCGAGGCCGAGCCGTTCGTCACGTTCGCGCCCGGCGACCCCGACCGCCTGCGGCACCCCGCGTACACGATCTACACCTCCGGCTCGACCGGCAAGCCCAAGGGCGTGGTCACCGAGTACGCCGGGCTGACGAACATGCTGATCAACCACCAGCGGCGGATCTTCGAGCCGGTGCTGGCGGAGCACGGCCACCGGGTCTTCCGGATCGCGCACACCGTGTCGTTCGCGTTCGACATGTCGTGGGAGGAGCTGCTGTGGCTCGCGGACGGGCACGAGGTGCACATCTGTGACGAGGAGCTGCGGCGCGACGCGCCGCGCCTGGTCGAGTACTGCCTCGACCACCGGATCGACGTCATCAACGTGACCCCCACCTACGCGCAGCAACTGGTGGCGGAGGGCCTGCTCGACGACCCGGCGCGGCGGCCCCCGCTGGTGCTGCTGGGCGGCGAGGCGGTCACGCCGGCGCTGTGGCAGCGGCTCGCCGGGACCGAGGGGACCGTCGGCTACAACCTGTACGGGCCCACCGAGTACACGATCAACACCCTCGGCGTCGGCACGTTCGAGTGCCAGGACCCGGTGGTGGGCGTGCCCATCGACAACACCGACGTGTACGTGCTGGACTCCTGGCTGCGGCCGGTGCCGGACGGCGTGCCCGGCGAGCTGTACGTCTCGGGGATCGGCATCGCCCGCGGCTATCTCGGGCAGCCGGGCCAGAGCGCGCACCGGTTCGTCGCGTGCCCGTTCGGCGAGCCGGGCGAGCGCATGTACCGGACGGGCGACCTCGTGCTGCGGCGCCCCGACGGTAACCTGATGTACCTGGGCCGCACCGACCAGCAGGTCAAGATCCGGGGGCACCGGGTCGAGCTCGGCGAGGTCGAGGCGGCGTTCGCGGCGCATCCGGCGGTGCGTTTCGTCGCGGCCGTCGCCCAGTCCGATCCGCAGGTCGACGGCGCGTACCGGCTGGCGGCCTACCTCGTGCTGGGCGAGGCGGATCTGGCGACGGTGGCGGCCGAGGTCGGCGCCGGGCTGCCCGACTACCTGCGGCCCACCCACTACGCGCAGGTGGACGCCATCCCGCTGACCGTCAACGGGAAGGCCGACACCAAGGCGCTGCCGGAGGCCAAGCCGCTCGGCGCGCTGACCACGTCGGCCGAGCGCGGCCCGGCGACCGAGACCGAGAGGACGGTGTGCGAGCTGTTCGCCGAGGCACTGGACCTGGATGACGACGAGGTGAGCGCGGTGAGCGACTTCGTGTCCCTCGGGGGGCACTCCATGCTGGCGGTGCGGCTGGTGGGGCTGCTCCGCCGCGAGTACGGCCCGGTGATCACCATCCGCGACCTGTTCGCGCTGCTCACCCCCGAAGCGATCGCCCGGCACCTCGATGAGCGCCGCTGA